A window of the Pseudoliparis swirei isolate HS2019 ecotype Mariana Trench chromosome 13, NWPU_hadal_v1, whole genome shotgun sequence genome harbors these coding sequences:
- the LOC130203758 gene encoding corticotropin-releasing factor receptor 1 isoform X5, translated as MTMSDNVFRECLANGTWALRGNYSMCKAILQEEKKGKMHYQMAVVINYLGHCVSMVALLLAFFLFLCLRSIRCLRNIIHWNLITAFILRNATWFIVQMTMSPEVHESNVIWCRVVTASFNYFHSTNFFWMLGEGCYLHTAVVLTYSTDKLRKWMFICIGWCIPFPIIVAWAIGKLYYDNEKCWFGKRAGVYTDYIYQGPMILVLVINFIFLFNIVRILMTKLRASTTSETMQYRKAVKATLVLLPLLGITYMLFFVNPGEDEISQVVFIYFNSILESFQGFFVSVFYCFLNSEVRSATRKRFHRWQEQHSIRVRMSQAMSMPTSPSRVSFHSIKQSTSI; from the exons ATGACCATGTCAG atAACGTGTTTAGGGAGTGCCTTGCTAATGGGACGTGGGCGCTGAGGGGGAACTACTCCATGTGCAAGGccatcctgcaggaggag AAGAAAGGCAAGATGCACTACCAGATGGCCGTGGTCATCAACTACCTGGGCCACTGCGTCTCCATGGTGGCGCTGCTCCTGgccttcttcctgttcctgtgtctcag GAGCATCCGCTGCCTGAGGAACATCATCCACTGGAACCTCATCACCGCCTTCATCCTGAGGAACGCCACCTGGTTCATCGTGCAGATGACCATGAGCCCCGAGGTGCACGAGAGCAACGTG ATTTGGTGCCGCGTCGTCACCGCCTCCTTCAACTACTTCCACTCCACCAACTTCTTCTGGATGTTAGGCGAGGGCTGCTACCTGCACACGGCCGTCGTGCTCACCTACTCCACCGACAAGCTGCGCAAGTGGATGTTCATCTGCATCGGCTGGT gtATACCGTTCCCCATCATCGTGGCGTGGGCGATCGGGAAGCTGTACTACGACAATGAGAA GTGCTGGTTCGGGAAGCGAGCCGGGGTCTACACGGACTACATCTACCAGGGCCCCATGATCCTGGTCTTAGTG atcaacttcatcttcctcttcaacaTTGTGAGGATCCTGATGACGAAGCTGCGAGCCTCGACCACGTCGGAGACGATgcagtacag GAAAGCCGTGAAGGCCACTCTGGTGCTGCTCCCCCTCCTGGGAATCACCTACATGCTGTTCTTCGTCAACCCGGGGGAGGACGAGATCTCTCAGGTCGTCTTCATCTATTTCAACTCCATCCTGGAGTCCTTCCAG ggcTTCTTTGTGTCCGTGTTCTACTGCTTCCTGAACAGTGAG GTCCGGTCCGCCACCAGGAAGCGGTTCCACCGCTGGCAGGAGCAGCACTCCATCCGGGTCCGGATGAGCCAGGCCATGTCCATGCCCACCTCCCCCTCACGGGTCAGCTTCCACAGCATCAAGCAGTCCACGTCGATATGA
- the LOC130203758 gene encoding corticotropin-releasing factor receptor 1 isoform X4 — protein MFYVRYNTTNNVFRECLANGTWALRGNYSMCKAILQEEKKGKMHYQMAVVINYLGHCVSMVALLLAFFLFLCLRSIRCLRNIIHWNLITAFILRNATWFIVQMTMSPEVHESNVIWCRVVTASFNYFHSTNFFWMLGEGCYLHTAVVLTYSTDKLRKWMFICIGWCIPFPIIVAWAIGKLYYDNEKCWFGKRAGVYTDYIYQGPMILVLVINFIFLFNIVRILMTKLRASTTSETMQYRKAVKATLVLLPLLGITYMLFFVNPGEDEISQVVFIYFNSILESFQGFFVSVFYCFLNSEVRSATRKRFHRWQEQHSIRVRMSQAMSMPTSPSRVSFHSIKQSTSI, from the exons atAACGTGTTTAGGGAGTGCCTTGCTAATGGGACGTGGGCGCTGAGGGGGAACTACTCCATGTGCAAGGccatcctgcaggaggag AAGAAAGGCAAGATGCACTACCAGATGGCCGTGGTCATCAACTACCTGGGCCACTGCGTCTCCATGGTGGCGCTGCTCCTGgccttcttcctgttcctgtgtctcag GAGCATCCGCTGCCTGAGGAACATCATCCACTGGAACCTCATCACCGCCTTCATCCTGAGGAACGCCACCTGGTTCATCGTGCAGATGACCATGAGCCCCGAGGTGCACGAGAGCAACGTG ATTTGGTGCCGCGTCGTCACCGCCTCCTTCAACTACTTCCACTCCACCAACTTCTTCTGGATGTTAGGCGAGGGCTGCTACCTGCACACGGCCGTCGTGCTCACCTACTCCACCGACAAGCTGCGCAAGTGGATGTTCATCTGCATCGGCTGGT gtATACCGTTCCCCATCATCGTGGCGTGGGCGATCGGGAAGCTGTACTACGACAATGAGAA GTGCTGGTTCGGGAAGCGAGCCGGGGTCTACACGGACTACATCTACCAGGGCCCCATGATCCTGGTCTTAGTG atcaacttcatcttcctcttcaacaTTGTGAGGATCCTGATGACGAAGCTGCGAGCCTCGACCACGTCGGAGACGATgcagtacag GAAAGCCGTGAAGGCCACTCTGGTGCTGCTCCCCCTCCTGGGAATCACCTACATGCTGTTCTTCGTCAACCCGGGGGAGGACGAGATCTCTCAGGTCGTCTTCATCTATTTCAACTCCATCCTGGAGTCCTTCCAG ggcTTCTTTGTGTCCGTGTTCTACTGCTTCCTGAACAGTGAG GTCCGGTCCGCCACCAGGAAGCGGTTCCACCGCTGGCAGGAGCAGCACTCCATCCGGGTCCGGATGAGCCAGGCCATGTCCATGCCCACCTCCCCCTCACGGGTCAGCTTCCACAGCATCAAGCAGTCCACGTCGATATGA
- the LOC130203758 gene encoding corticotropin-releasing factor receptor 1 isoform X3, producing the protein MVARPCPEMFYGVRYNTTNNVFRECLANGTWALRGNYSMCKAILQEEKKGKMHYQMAVVINYLGHCVSMVALLLAFFLFLCLRSIRCLRNIIHWNLITAFILRNATWFIVQMTMSPEVHESNVIWCRVVTASFNYFHSTNFFWMLGEGCYLHTAVVLTYSTDKLRKWMFICIGWCIPFPIIVAWAIGKLYYDNEKCWFGKRAGVYTDYIYQGPMILVLVINFIFLFNIVRILMTKLRASTTSETMQYRKAVKATLVLLPLLGITYMLFFVNPGEDEISQVVFIYFNSILESFQGFFVSVFYCFLNSEVRSATRKRFHRWQEQHSIRVRMSQAMSMPTSPSRVSFHSIKQSTSI; encoded by the exons atAACGTGTTTAGGGAGTGCCTTGCTAATGGGACGTGGGCGCTGAGGGGGAACTACTCCATGTGCAAGGccatcctgcaggaggag AAGAAAGGCAAGATGCACTACCAGATGGCCGTGGTCATCAACTACCTGGGCCACTGCGTCTCCATGGTGGCGCTGCTCCTGgccttcttcctgttcctgtgtctcag GAGCATCCGCTGCCTGAGGAACATCATCCACTGGAACCTCATCACCGCCTTCATCCTGAGGAACGCCACCTGGTTCATCGTGCAGATGACCATGAGCCCCGAGGTGCACGAGAGCAACGTG ATTTGGTGCCGCGTCGTCACCGCCTCCTTCAACTACTTCCACTCCACCAACTTCTTCTGGATGTTAGGCGAGGGCTGCTACCTGCACACGGCCGTCGTGCTCACCTACTCCACCGACAAGCTGCGCAAGTGGATGTTCATCTGCATCGGCTGGT gtATACCGTTCCCCATCATCGTGGCGTGGGCGATCGGGAAGCTGTACTACGACAATGAGAA GTGCTGGTTCGGGAAGCGAGCCGGGGTCTACACGGACTACATCTACCAGGGCCCCATGATCCTGGTCTTAGTG atcaacttcatcttcctcttcaacaTTGTGAGGATCCTGATGACGAAGCTGCGAGCCTCGACCACGTCGGAGACGATgcagtacag GAAAGCCGTGAAGGCCACTCTGGTGCTGCTCCCCCTCCTGGGAATCACCTACATGCTGTTCTTCGTCAACCCGGGGGAGGACGAGATCTCTCAGGTCGTCTTCATCTATTTCAACTCCATCCTGGAGTCCTTCCAG ggcTTCTTTGTGTCCGTGTTCTACTGCTTCCTGAACAGTGAG GTCCGGTCCGCCACCAGGAAGCGGTTCCACCGCTGGCAGGAGCAGCACTCCATCCGGGTCCGGATGAGCCAGGCCATGTCCATGCCCACCTCCCCCTCACGGGTCAGCTTCCACAGCATCAAGCAGTCCACGTCGATATGA
- the LOC130203758 gene encoding corticotropin-releasing factor receptor 1 isoform X6 encodes MTMSPEVHESNVIWCRVVTASFNYFHSTNFFWMLGEGCYLHTAVVLTYSTDKLRKWMFICIGWCIPFPIIVAWAIGKLYYDNEKCWFGKRAGVYTDYIYQGPMILVLVINFIFLFNIVRILMTKLRASTTSETMQYRKAVKATLVLLPLLGITYMLFFVNPGEDEISQVVFIYFNSILESFQGFFVSVFYCFLNSEVRSATRKRFHRWQEQHSIRVRMSQAMSMPTSPSRVSFHSIKQSTSI; translated from the exons ATGACCATGAGCCCCGAGGTGCACGAGAGCAACGTG ATTTGGTGCCGCGTCGTCACCGCCTCCTTCAACTACTTCCACTCCACCAACTTCTTCTGGATGTTAGGCGAGGGCTGCTACCTGCACACGGCCGTCGTGCTCACCTACTCCACCGACAAGCTGCGCAAGTGGATGTTCATCTGCATCGGCTGGT gtATACCGTTCCCCATCATCGTGGCGTGGGCGATCGGGAAGCTGTACTACGACAATGAGAA GTGCTGGTTCGGGAAGCGAGCCGGGGTCTACACGGACTACATCTACCAGGGCCCCATGATCCTGGTCTTAGTG atcaacttcatcttcctcttcaacaTTGTGAGGATCCTGATGACGAAGCTGCGAGCCTCGACCACGTCGGAGACGATgcagtacag GAAAGCCGTGAAGGCCACTCTGGTGCTGCTCCCCCTCCTGGGAATCACCTACATGCTGTTCTTCGTCAACCCGGGGGAGGACGAGATCTCTCAGGTCGTCTTCATCTATTTCAACTCCATCCTGGAGTCCTTCCAG ggcTTCTTTGTGTCCGTGTTCTACTGCTTCCTGAACAGTGAG GTCCGGTCCGCCACCAGGAAGCGGTTCCACCGCTGGCAGGAGCAGCACTCCATCCGGGTCCGGATGAGCCAGGCCATGTCCATGCCCACCTCCCCCTCACGGGTCAGCTTCCACAGCATCAAGCAGTCCACGTCGATATGA